A genome region from Cyanobacteriota bacterium includes the following:
- a CDS encoding ABC transporter ATP-binding protein, whose amino-acid sequence MTHPPSISGEIELETVLSVDGVTKQFGGLTAVNQVSFAVQRGEIFGLIGPNGAGKTTLFNLITGLISPTQGSIRYRGLEIAGLRPHQIAQRGIARTFQNIRLFGNCSVLANLTIAQHLHTHSTLLQSLLGLPIARREAHQVHQQAMALLSLVGLSHPYVQASSLPYGDQRRLEIARALALKPQLLLLDEPAAGMNPTEKRQLSEFILQIRAQFNLTIVLIEHHVPLVMGLCDRIAVLDFGQLIALGEPAAVKTDPAVIEAYLGTDLI is encoded by the coding sequence ATGACACATCCCCCATCGATCAGTGGTGAAATAGAGTTAGAAACTGTGCTTAGCGTTGATGGTGTCACTAAGCAGTTTGGTGGCCTGACAGCAGTGAACCAGGTTAGCTTCGCAGTGCAACGGGGTGAGATTTTCGGGCTAATTGGCCCTAACGGTGCGGGCAAAACTACGCTGTTCAACTTGATTACGGGGTTGATATCGCCAACACAGGGCAGTATTCGTTATCGGGGACTAGAGATCGCTGGGTTGCGCCCACATCAAATTGCTCAACGAGGCATTGCTCGCACGTTTCAAAACATTCGCCTGTTTGGCAATTGCTCTGTGTTAGCAAACTTGACGATCGCTCAGCATCTCCATACCCACAGCACCCTGCTTCAGAGCTTACTAGGGTTGCCAATTGCTCGCCGAGAAGCTCACCAAGTTCACCAGCAAGCCATGGCTCTATTGTCGCTGGTGGGGCTATCCCATCCCTATGTGCAGGCCAGTAGCTTACCCTATGGCGATCAACGGCGACTAGAAATTGCCCGTGCTTTGGCGCTTAAACCCCAACTGTTGCTGCTAGATGAGCCTGCAGCAGGCATGAACCCGACCGAGAAACGTCAACTGAGTGAGTTTATTTTGCAAATTCGCGCCCAGTTTAATTTGACGATCGTCTTGATTGAGCACCATGTCCCTCTGGTGATGGGGCTTTGCGATCGCATTGCTGTCTTAGATTTTGGACAACTCATCGCCCT